A single region of the Salvia splendens isolate huo1 chromosome 18, SspV2, whole genome shotgun sequence genome encodes:
- the LOC121777740 gene encoding WEB family protein At1g12150-like, with protein sequence MSNFRNTEMYVYISKHFHQIHHFSSFNSSAFLQRLQSRGIHETQEQTIHSFCRMRDLMIKTRELALVSPLPGNSPRADIGEIDTRAPFQSVRDAVSLFGDVTSPRGKTAIAKKKAVAAEEGLLEVEAQHGLMVKARLSYMQQLRITEAAKAQAQRELQMAEKTLEQLNIKLQTLMDSKEASVAATGAAKVRAVELEEERAQLDVHRESALDNERELCKSTAAELAACEDELANLRRDYDAVAAERLALIQKAEEAQDELQKKSQLMKEVEQLQEAFDQVKQASLKAEEEYTKLIAEKEELLHGHKLNKERIEKEMKLLEEEHVPTETLQAKLDETMEAIRVLQEQQNDIQSKALHTIRQMTTELDSAKMALEEAVAEENSLRASIDSTTKQLEDVRSEQNRKQKAVSEAESTTEKMQSDLEKSEAELEKAKAGCGFIMQSCVEKLLEDAEIARHEAENSKKSAESLHEEAKATVAVTQEASEKLETALKEAEEAKGVERLAEEQIYCYQGHDDAESNSSGSTRRIKLTVEEYDSVNEKINKSTCNADQEVANAIAQIEAINARDRENSEKLEALLKENEALQSEIKEALKEAEMAEAARRLVETELQKWRQNEHSGAAKAK encoded by the exons ATGAGCAATTTTCGGAACACAGagatgtatgtatatatctCCAAACATTTTCATCAAATCCACCATTTTTCCTCCTTCAATTCCTCTGCTTTTCTTCAGCGCCTCCAAAGCAGAGGAATACACGAAACACAGGAACAGACCATTCATTCATTCTGTAGGATGAGAGATTTGATGATAAAAACGCGCGAACTCGCGCTGGTGTCTCCTCTGCCCGGAAACTCCCCTCGGGCGGACATAGGGGAGATCGATACGAGGGCGCCCTTCCAGTCCGTCAGGGATGCCGTGTCTCTGTTCGGTGATGTCACCTCGCCTAGAGGCAAGACGGCTATTGCCAAAAagaaggcggtggcggcggaAGAG GGATTGCTCGAAGTAGAGGCTCAGCATGGCCTGATGGTGAAGGCGCGTCTAAGCTACATGCAACAGTTGCGAATCACTGAAGCCGCGAAGGCGCAAGCTCAGCGCGAGCTGCAGATGGCCGAGAAGACACTCGAGCAGCTCAACATTAAGCTCCAAACGCTCATGGATTCCAAGGAAGCATCCGTTGCAGCTACTGGAGCTGCCAAAGTCCGAGCAGTGGAGCTGGAGGAGGAGCGTGCGCAGCTGGACGTTCATAGGGAATCCGCCCTCGACAACGAGCGGGAGCTTTGCAAATCAACCGCAGCAGAACTCGCGGCGTGCGAGGATGAGCTCGCGAATTTGAGACGGGATTACGATGCCGTCGCGGCGGAGAGGCTCGCGCTGATCCAGAAAGCAGAAGAAGCCCAAGATGAGCTTCAGAAGAAGAGCCAGCTTATGAAGGAAGTCGAACAACTTCAGGAGGCGTTCGATCAGGTGAAGCAGGCCTCGCTCAAGGCCGAAGAGGAGTACACAAAGCTCATCGCGGAGAAGGAAGAGTTGTTGCACGGTCATAAACTAAACAAGGAGCGCATCGAGAAAGAGATGAAGCTCTTGGAAGAAGAACATGTGCCAACCGAAACTCTCCAGGCGAAGCTCGATGAGACGATGGAGGCGATCAGAGTTCTGCAAGAACAGCAGAACGACATACAGTCCAAGGCTCTACACACCATCCGGCAGATGACCACAGAGCTTGACAGCGCCAAAATGGCGTTGGAAGAAGCCGTGGCAGAGGAAAACTCGCTCCGAGCTTCTATTGATTCAACTACAAAGCAACTGGAGGATGTGAGGAGCGAGCAGAATCGGAAGCAGAAGGCGGTGTCAGAAGCAGAATCGACCACTGAGAAAATGCAGAGCGATCTAGAGAAGAGCGAGGCTGAGCTCGAGAAAGCCAAGGCAGGATGTGGTTTCATTATGCAATCTTGTGTGGAGAAGCTTCTAGAAGACGCCGAAATAGCTAGACACGAAGCAGAAAACAGTAAGAAGAGCGCTGAGTCACTACACGAAGAGGCTAAAGCAACAGTAGCTGTGACCCAGGAAGCGAGTGAAAAGCTCGAGACAGCGTTGAAGGAAGCTGAAGAAGCCAAGGGTGTAGAGAGGCTAGCAGAGGAACAAATCTATTGCTATCAGGGTCACGACGATGCAGAATCAAATAGTTCAGGATCGACTAGGAGGATCAAACTGACAGTCGAGGAGTACGACTCTGTTAACGAGAAGATCAACAAATCCACATGCAATGCCGATCAAGAAGTGGCCAATGCCATTGCCCAGATAGAGGCTATAAATGCAAGAGACAGAGAAAATTCAGAGAAACTGGAGGCATTGTTGAAGGAGAACGAGGCCTTACAGTCGGAAATCAAGGAGGCTCTCAAGGAAGCAGAAATGGCAGAGGCTGCCCGGAGGTTAGTTGAGACCGAACTCCAGAAATGGCGTCAAAACGAACACAGTGGAGCTGCAAAAGCCAAATAG